Sequence from the Besnoitia besnoiti strain Bb-Ger1 chromosome Unknown contig00014, whole genome shotgun sequence genome:
CGGTAGCAACAGGTGGCGGGCGACCTTACAGCACGCGGCGGCCCTCGATATTGCTAAGCTCAACCAAAGAAACCCAGTCGTTGAATGAGGGACGCGTTCGTTCCTCCCATTCTGTGAACTTCACACCTCTCAACAGAGTGCCTCCGCGGGAACCCAATCATCAGCACATCTTCCCCGCGTCgtgcggccgcagaggcgttGACGGCAGCCATGTTGTCTCTAAGCTAGCGTCCGTACTTACAGCATACTCGTAAGCAAGGTATGAATTATTACTGCGGGACCTTGGTACCGTAAGCATGTGTTGCCCTCGCCGCTTGATTCTATCCTTTTTTGTACTCCCTGGTCGCTGAGCGCGACTTGGTGTCGCCGCGACAGCCGTGTCGCGTTTCCGTCGAGCTTAAACCGACCAATGCTACCTCCCTTGTCACGTCTTGGCACCTCTCACACCAAGTGAAGACAAAAATACCTGAGCTGAGGACCCCATTGCTGGCTTCTGTCAGCCGAGTGGCGTTAGTTCGCGTGCGGAAAACCGGCAAGCCAGCCCAGCCAGCGTgtgaaggcgacagcgggaTGGAAGGCCAGTCGAGGAAAGCAGAAATCTAGGCTCCTCATATAAGAGAGACGCCCACGAAGGAAAGAAGGAAGATGACGGTTTCTGAAATTCATGTGAGGACGGCGGCTTGGGCAACTGtggaggacgccggcgactTCCACAAATGTCGGTGATGAAGCAGCACGACGTGTCGCCGAAATGAAATGCAAAGAAGTATCCTGGGGAAGATGCTCCCACACATATGGAAATAGACGAGAAAGGAACGCACTTTCGGTTTATGGCCCAGACACGTGTCTACTGTCCTTTCACGAAAGTTGGCAGAGAAAGCCCTGCAGCGGCCCACTGGTGCATGCGTTTTTGCATGCTCTGCAACTTCTCAGGTTGGCAGAAGACCAAGCGTGAACGTGTAGTGCTGGCCCTTTGAGACCTGACCGCACATCTCAGTTACAATTGCAAGACTGTTTTTGTCAGTGGGCTAGAGCGCTTCTTGCGGAACGTGTGCATCTCTTTCGGCTGCCAAAAAGATATCGCAGCTCGGTTCAGCGTGTGTTTACGTACTTCCGATCGCGACGATGTAGGCGAGTCACTTACTTCGCACTGTCCTCCCTTCGCAGCATttcgtcgtcggcgcagccggcgccaaAACAGGCTGCTGCCCCCCAGCAGCCACTCGGTTCTTCTGCGCGACATTTCTGCAGACTGCAGCGCTTGCACGAAGGGCGGTTGAGCCCGCGGCTTCCGAGGATGCGGCAGAACATGTGAAAGCCAATGTGGCTCGTGAGAGACGGGTGACGAGAGGCATCGCCTGTCCTACTGTCGAGCTCAGCGCCGTGTGTTGGCGCAGTTGCGTCGCGCGGTACTTTTAGAAGCGCCGTGTTGTCTCGGTGCtacgcgccttcttcgcggagTTAGTGGTGCCTCACATCTATCTCTGAGCCATTCCGCGCTTCCTTGGAGCGGATCGCTTCCCCGCGGGGTCCCTCTCCCCCcggtgtctctctgcgtcgtttCGCGAGGTCTCTGCGCCATTTTGCCGCCATGATGCCTTTTTCGGGAGCTCAGGCGCCAGCCTCCTCTTTCCCGCCCGGTGCGCAgcccccgcccgccgcctcctcctcctcatgggaggcagccgcagctgtgGCGGCCTCCGGAGCGCCGCAGTGGAACGGGCCCGTGGCGggctcggccgcggcggcggccacTGCATCTGCAGGTGCAGTCACGGCTCCGATCACGGCGTTTTCGCGGAGATGTTTCCTGGATTCGTTGAGCACTTTGGTAGGCCGGAAGTTGTTGCTGCTGGACGAGACCCTCGCAGGcccgctgtcgcttctgGTGGACAcgacgacgctgcagcagcacgggGTCGACCGCTGCTATCCTCTGCGAGCCTTTCCCGTCCCCGCGCGATCGCTGGCTGCCggagctgcggccgccccgTTTGTGGTTTTCGTCTGTCGGCCGCGACTCGCCCTTCTGCCTCTGATTGTTCAGCATATCCACTTCATTGAGAAGACGTACGAACCCACTCAGCCGCCCTCCCACTTATCtgcgtccttctcttcttaCTCCTCCTTcccggcgccgtcggccttctcgccgtcggggCGACACTACTTTGTTCTCTTCGTCCCGTCCTCATCCGACTTCCTTGCCAGCGAACTTCGGCGGCTGCTCTCCAACCCCCCGCCCGTGccgtcctctctgtctgcccCCGCGCCCTCTGACGCAGGCTCATCCTCGTCTCTCATCTCGAATCTCAGCAATCTGCCCGCGGCTCTCACCAACACGCTGATGCTCAGCTCGTCGGGCGGGGCGGGCTCGTCGGCatcctcgtcggcggcggcatcCTCCTCTGCACTCCAGCTGAACCTCGACAGCACGACCGTGGCAGGGTGCCCGCTCTACTTCTTCCCGCTGGCCCCAGACGTGCTCTCGATGGAGTTGCCGAACTCGTTCCGCGATATCCACATCTCCGGCGACCCTTCGccctgtctcttcgcggcggcctctgtgcAGCTTCTCCAGCAGGAGCTCCAACAGAGCGCCGTTATCCCCCATCTCCGCTGCCTGGGCAGCGCAGCCAAGACGGTCGCCGATCACCTCATTCAACAACGAAAAGAGaagcaggcagctgcgcagcaaCAGGCGCTCTGGGGCGAGCCGGGGGGGCCTCCCGTCCCCACGGGCCTCGACGCTTGGGCCAACGGGGGAGGGCGTGGGGGGCAGGACGGTGGCCGCGGGCTCTTTGCTGGGGGCGAGGTCCACGGCTTCGGTCGTGAAAAGGAGGATGAACACGACGAAATTCACGCAGAGCTCGCCCCGGTTGCCCCGCCAGTTCGATTCGTACTAAGCAAGGAGGACCTTggtgcaggcgccgccgacgcggctgAGGGcggtctcggcggcgcgggcgccacgCGAATGCCGCCGGGAGGCGCCCCagacgcctctgcagcctcaaaaggcgcggcgtcgtctgccggCGGAAACGCAGATCCTTCTTCTGTGAAACACGCAGAATCCGCGCCGACGGGGCTCAGCGAGGCGAACTCGGGGGGCGACCCCCGGATGGGGGCCCGAGCAGGCAGTGCAGACGCAAGCGCGGAGGCCGTGGGCGGCAGGCCCAAAGTCCACGGTGACGGCGAGTGGGTAGCGGGTAGtccgccgtcggcggggCTCCGAGGCCCCCCCGAGACTGGGGGCGGCCTCACCGCGTGCGGGCCGACGATGCCAAAGATCGACATGCTCGTTTTGGTTGACCGCCGCTCAGATCTCATCACGCCGTTGTGCTCGGCCTTCACGTATGAGGCACTTTTGGACCTTGTGTTTGGCATCGATTCCGCCGCACTGGAAGTCCCTCGGCAGCTCCTCCATCAGCAgtcagcgagcggcgccggcggggtcaacgcgggcgcgccgggcaAGAACGGCATCCCAGTTTTGCTgcctggcgggcgccgccagaaGGTGCCTTTGTCCTCCGACGGGCTCTTTGCGACTTTGCGAGACCTGCACCAGTCAGCGGTCGGCGGGCACCTCCACCGGGTGGCGAACGAGATTCAGCAGACTTACAAGGAGAAGGACAAGCTGCGCTCCATTCAGGAGATCTCGGTATTCATGAACAAGTTCAAAGTCAAGCAGCAGGAAcactcctcgctctctcttcacGTCCGGCTGGCGTCgttcctcgcctccgtcaCCAAGGATCCCGCCTTCTTCAAGCGCCTCACACTCGAAGATGAGCTGCTGCAGTCCGCTGGGagtggcgcggcaggcgccggcggcttcAGCGGAGGGACGCTGAGCGCCTCAGCCCTCACGCAGCTGGAAAACATGATCGACGCGACCGCTCCCTCAGGCGACCTCTGGTGGTCTGTGccgggcgcgtctccgttTTTGGGCTCCCACGCGcccggaggcgaggacgcgccgggGAGCGGCGGCTCTGGCGGGGccccgggggcggcggggcgcggaggcggcgtgggcggcctcgcagtccaccccgcgaggcccgcggcggccccaTGCGTCGAGGATGTGTATCGGctgctctgcctcgcctcagTCGTCAACGGCGGCCTTAGGGGGAAGCAGCTGGAgaccctccgccgcggcttggTGCAGCAGCACGGGCTcaaggaagccgcgcgcatgGCTCGGCTCCAGAAGGTCGGCCTCCTCAGGCAGTCTGACGGAACAGGCgccgggggaggggggtcCAGCGGCTCCGGAGCCAGCAAGGGTGGCGGAAACGTCGTAGGAAGTTGGAAGACGCTGAAAAAAGAGTGCAACCTCATGGTTGAGGAGGAGCAGTCCGCCGACGACATCGCCTACGCCTGCTCGGGATACGCGCCGCTGTCTGTCCGGTGAGTCCAGCAGCAAACAGAAACGCGCAGTCGGCCCGCAGCCCACCTGCGCGTGCTTGATCAGTGTCGCCACCTGTCAGGCCTCTCCCAGACGCGAAACACTGAAAATCGTGCACTCCATCCTGCACGTCTGGCGGCAGAGCGAGCCACGCCGATGTGCCTGGTCTGGTGTGAGGCCCCGCTTTCGAGTCTGTCCTCCGTCCCTCGTTCCAGAGGAACCCGCTTCTTGCCCCGCGTCATTCGCTCCCCATGCGCGTTTTCCTCTGCTCTGTGTGTGTCCTTGGATCTCAGCCTGCTTCAGTTTTTGCATGAGCAGCCGAACGGGTGGCGGTCGATTCCGCACATTCTGTCTCTCTTGTGGGGGCCGGCGATGGAggtgcgccagcagcagccggcggcggggcccCTGCAGGCTCAGCAGAGGCTTTtggagctgcagagactgcagaagagcgagcgggcgcctccggcggacggcggagacagctcgAACATCATGAC
This genomic interval carries:
- a CDS encoding uncharacterized protein (encoded by transcript BESB_026340) is translated as MMPFSGAQAPASSFPPGAQPPPAASSSSWEAAAAVAASGAPQWNGPVAGSAAAAATASAGAVTAPITAFSRRCFLDSLSTLVGRKLLLLDETLAGPLSLLVDTTTLQQHGVDRCYPLRAFPVPARSLAAGAAAAPFVVFVCRPRLALLPLIVQHIHFIEKTYEPTQPPSHLSASFSSYSSFPAPSAFSPSGRHYFVLFVPSSSDFLASELRRLLSNPPPVPSSLSAPAPSDAGSSSSLISNLSNLPAALTNTLMLSSSGGAGSSASSSAAASSSALQLNLDSTTVAGCPLYFFPLAPDVLSMELPNSFRDIHISGDPSPCLFAAASVQLLQQELQQSAVIPHLRCLGSAAKTVADHLIQQRKEKQAAAQQQALWGEPGGPPVPTGLDAWANGGGRGGQDGGRGLFAGGEVHGFGREKEDEHDEIHAELAPVAPPVRFVLSKEDLGAGAADAAEGGLGGAGATRMPPGGAPDASAASKGAASSAGGNADPSSVKHAESAPTGLSEANSGGDPRMGARAGSADASAEAVGGRPKVHGDGEWVAGSPPSAGLRGPPETGGGLTACGPTMPKIDMLVLVDRRSDLITPLCSAFTYEALLDLVFGIDSAALEVPRQLLHQQSASGAGGVNAGAPGKNGIPVLLPGGRRQKVPLSSDGLFATLRDLHQSAVGGHLHRVANEIQQTYKEKDKLRSIQEISVFMNKFKVKQQEHSSLSLHVRLASFLASVTKDPAFFKRLTLEDELLQSAGSGAAGAGGFSGGTLSASALTQLENMIDATAPSGDLWWSVPGASPFLGSHAPGGEDAPGSGGSGGAPGAAGRGGGVGGLAVHPARPAAAPCVEDVYRLLCLASVVNGGLRGKQLETLRRGLVQQHGLKEAARMARLQKVGLLRQSDGTGAGGGGSSGSGASKGGGNVVGSWKTLKKECNLMVEEEQSADDIAYACSGYAPLSVRLLQFLHEQPNGWRSIPHILSLLWGPAMEVRQQQPAAGPLQAQQRLLELQRLQKSERAPPADGGDSSNIMTVMVMYLGGVTYAEIAAIRKLNELEVVKHEQHLQQQELAARQGAAPPPGKPPTRRRYIIVTTEITNYKKLLASCGDAAEDPCERFPWRAVDPN